One Mycobacteroides salmoniphilum DNA segment encodes these proteins:
- a CDS encoding lytic transglycosylase domain-containing protein: protein MKLPGWVASSVKHARDVALRVTGAPVPWLRVGGLSALVVVGSAVAASSAQVSGQAVVPIPVPLASVAAAQADMGPLNLVTVMRPPTQYRVAPSAAVAPPPPGIVMAPGGLGIPKIALDAYQNAERMMAKAAPGCGVSWNLLAGIGRIESGHANNGATDVKGRVVRPIYGPSLDGTLPGNEVIVDHEQTRTQGAQVYVRAMGPMQFLPSTWNHYASDGDGDGKADPQNVFDASLAAARYLCSGGLNLRDRSQVMSSILRYNNSVAYAQNVLAWAAGYATGVIPLNLPPLTAADVAPERKAHLGGGESRGLGPGSVTDVAALSPNDPLAQLPIVTPLTPDRVGVAGTPGAVAPAPEAPQAPCMFFCAPPPPAEPVNPFAPQPPAEPFNPFAPAPAPQPFNPFAPPPPPVELGPAPGPAPGPAAPKP from the coding sequence GTGAAGCTTCCGGGTTGGGTTGCGTCGTCGGTAAAACATGCCCGCGACGTGGCGCTACGCGTCACCGGCGCACCCGTGCCCTGGCTTCGGGTCGGCGGACTGAGCGCCTTGGTGGTCGTCGGCTCCGCCGTGGCCGCCAGCAGTGCACAGGTCAGCGGGCAGGCCGTGGTGCCCATTCCCGTCCCACTGGCCTCGGTGGCCGCCGCGCAGGCGGATATGGGTCCGCTGAATCTCGTGACCGTGATGCGCCCGCCGACGCAATACCGCGTGGCACCGAGCGCTGCGGTCGCACCACCGCCGCCGGGGATCGTGATGGCACCTGGGGGACTCGGCATCCCGAAGATCGCATTGGACGCCTATCAGAACGCCGAACGGATGATGGCCAAGGCCGCACCCGGTTGCGGAGTGAGCTGGAACTTGCTGGCGGGTATCGGCCGGATCGAATCGGGCCACGCCAACAACGGCGCCACCGACGTGAAGGGCCGCGTGGTCCGGCCTATCTATGGTCCGAGTCTGGATGGCACCCTCCCGGGTAACGAGGTCATCGTCGACCATGAGCAGACCCGCACTCAGGGTGCGCAGGTATACGTCCGGGCCATGGGACCCATGCAGTTCCTGCCGAGCACCTGGAACCACTACGCCTCCGACGGTGACGGCGACGGAAAGGCCGACCCACAGAACGTCTTCGACGCGAGCCTGGCCGCCGCCCGCTATTTATGCAGTGGCGGATTGAATTTGCGGGATCGCTCGCAAGTGATGTCATCCATCCTGCGCTACAACAACTCGGTGGCGTACGCGCAGAATGTGCTCGCCTGGGCCGCCGGCTACGCCACCGGGGTAATCCCACTCAACCTGCCACCGCTGACTGCCGCCGATGTCGCACCCGAACGCAAGGCGCACCTGGGCGGCGGCGAATCGCGGGGGCTCGGGCCGGGCTCGGTGACCGACGTCGCCGCACTCTCCCCCAACGATCCCCTGGCCCAGCTGCCCATCGTCACCCCGCTGACACCAGACCGGGTTGGCGTGGCGGGCACACCCGGAGCCGTGGCGCCCGCTCCCGAGGCGCCTCAGGCACCGTGCATGTTCTTCTGCGCGCCGCCGCCTCCGGCCGAGCCCGTCAACCCGTTCGCGCCGCAGCCCCCCGCCGAACCGTTCAACCCGTTCGCGCCTGCTCCTGCCCCACAGCCGTTCAACCCGTTCGCTCCGCCCCCGCCGCCGGTGGAGCTGGGACCGGCCCCCGGACCAGCGCCGGGACCGGCAGCGCCAAAGCCATAA
- a CDS encoding oxygenase MpaB family protein → MTASPDVAVHWELGSDRPREDYGFFGPDSPTWKVWSSPTALIGFQRSVVLEHFEPHLAAAVADSAGIYRDPRGRMDGTLAYFLIVATADSRTAVEASEHLQKVHARSKGIDPVTGKRYSANDPASQLWIHVTGWHSVLKCYEMYGPGPLSQAEENRYWSECVTAAELQTVNPADVPRSRDEVREYFAQMRPTLCTSERAQHAMHYLLRTPRSGSNLRFWAVSRLMAPATIATLPRWMRELGQFDQPGIVDVAYRPLVSAAMSIASVPAIEDSVARFAKLPMTATTLRDFHAAKAPVRTVTVTPAEAKERYGRRATA, encoded by the coding sequence ATGACTGCATCACCGGACGTTGCCGTCCACTGGGAACTTGGCTCCGATCGGCCCCGCGAGGACTACGGATTCTTTGGGCCGGACTCGCCGACCTGGAAGGTGTGGAGCAGCCCCACCGCGCTGATCGGTTTCCAGCGCTCGGTGGTGCTGGAACATTTCGAGCCCCACCTGGCCGCCGCGGTAGCCGATTCGGCGGGCATCTATCGGGATCCGCGGGGACGGATGGACGGGACCCTCGCCTACTTCCTCATCGTCGCGACCGCTGATTCGCGTACCGCGGTCGAGGCCTCCGAGCACCTACAGAAGGTTCATGCCCGTTCCAAGGGAATCGACCCGGTGACGGGAAAGCGCTACAGCGCCAACGATCCGGCCTCGCAGTTGTGGATCCATGTGACTGGCTGGCATTCGGTGCTCAAGTGTTACGAGATGTACGGGCCCGGGCCGTTGAGCCAGGCCGAAGAGAACCGTTACTGGTCCGAGTGCGTGACCGCGGCCGAACTGCAGACCGTCAATCCGGCCGACGTACCGCGGTCGCGTGACGAGGTTCGCGAGTACTTCGCCCAGATGCGCCCCACGCTGTGCACCTCCGAGCGTGCGCAGCACGCCATGCACTACCTGTTGCGCACCCCGCGCTCGGGCAGCAATCTGCGGTTCTGGGCGGTCAGTCGGCTGATGGCTCCGGCGACCATCGCGACGCTGCCGCGCTGGATGCGTGAGCTGGGCCAATTCGACCAGCCCGGAATTGTTGATGTGGCGTACCGGCCGTTGGTGTCGGCAGCCATGTCGATCGCCAGCGTTCCGGCGATCGAAGACTCCGTTGCGCGATTCGCCAAGTTGCCCATGACGGCGACGACCCTGCGTGACTTCCACGCCGCCAAGGCTCCGGTGCGTACGGTCACCGTCACACCCGCCGAGGCCAAGGAGCGGTACGGCAGGCGAGCCACCGCATAG
- a CDS encoding HpcH/HpaI aldolase/citrate lyase family protein: protein MTYRPRRTTLAVPGSSQKMIDKAKTLPADEIFLDLEDAVAAPAKVEARQRIVDALNAPGWSGQLRSVRVNDWTTEWTYADVVEVVSRAGAGIDNILLPKVMDASHITALDLLLTQVERSHGLEVGAIGIQAQIESAAGLTHIDAIASASPRVRSLVFGPADFMASLGMRTLVVGEQPPGYDGEAYHHVLMTILVAARAHGLDAIDGPYLKVRDVAAFRVAASRSAALGFDGKWVLHPAQIEAGNEIFSPRQEDYDRAELILDAYEWHTSVAGGARGAVMLGDEMIDEASRKMALVIAGKGRAAGMARQAPPFEPPTG, encoded by the coding sequence GTGACCTATCGACCGCGCCGCACCACACTCGCCGTCCCCGGCAGCAGCCAGAAGATGATCGACAAGGCGAAAACCCTTCCCGCGGATGAGATCTTCCTCGACCTTGAGGACGCCGTCGCGGCACCTGCCAAGGTAGAGGCGCGCCAGCGCATCGTCGATGCCTTGAACGCACCAGGATGGTCGGGGCAGCTGCGGTCGGTGCGCGTCAACGACTGGACCACCGAATGGACGTACGCCGATGTCGTGGAGGTGGTTTCCCGGGCCGGCGCCGGCATCGACAACATCCTGCTGCCCAAGGTCATGGACGCCTCGCACATCACGGCCCTGGATCTGCTGCTGACGCAGGTCGAGCGATCACACGGGCTTGAGGTGGGCGCGATCGGCATCCAGGCGCAGATCGAAAGCGCCGCGGGACTCACCCATATCGATGCGATCGCATCGGCAAGCCCACGGGTGCGGTCGCTGGTCTTCGGTCCTGCCGACTTCATGGCCAGCCTGGGCATGCGCACCCTGGTGGTGGGGGAGCAGCCTCCCGGCTATGACGGCGAGGCGTATCACCACGTGCTGATGACCATCCTGGTTGCCGCGCGGGCGCACGGACTCGACGCCATCGACGGCCCCTATCTCAAGGTGCGTGACGTCGCTGCCTTCCGCGTCGCGGCGAGCCGCTCGGCCGCGTTGGGTTTCGATGGGAAATGGGTGCTGCACCCCGCGCAGATCGAGGCGGGCAACGAGATCTTCAGCCCGCGCCAGGAGGACTACGACAGGGCCGAGCTCATCCTGGACGCCTACGAGTGGCACACCTCGGTGGCGGGTGGCGCACGGGGCGCGGTGATGCTGGGAGACGAGATGATCGACGAGGCCAGTCGCAAGATGGCGCTGGTGATCGCGGGCAAGGGCCGTGCTGCGGGGATGGCGCGGCAGGCGCCCCCGTTCGAGCCCCCGACGGGCTAA
- a CDS encoding DUF4190 domain-containing protein, translating into MTTPGNESSGTGPDASSGYEYPSLEQSAPPADAASSASQVPPGIPPAWETPGAPPSYPAYPPAYPTAPPAYPTAPPPYPTAPPAYPPPYGQAYPPYPSGQPGAYPLPGYPAAGGYPGYPAPGYADPYGYGAYGQTGGTNPLAIGSLIASIVGVFCGIGSIAGVIMGFIALNQLKTSPQDGKGVAIAGIIIGAAVIVFWVLIMIIGIASGGSSSSY; encoded by the coding sequence ATGACTACCCCGGGTAACGAATCCTCCGGCACCGGTCCCGACGCGTCGTCCGGATACGAGTACCCGTCCCTGGAACAGTCCGCCCCACCGGCCGATGCCGCGTCCTCGGCCAGCCAGGTACCGCCGGGCATTCCACCGGCGTGGGAGACCCCCGGTGCCCCACCGTCCTACCCTGCCTATCCGCCCGCTTACCCGACCGCGCCTCCCGCCTATCCCACCGCGCCTCCGCCGTATCCGACGGCACCGCCCGCGTATCCCCCGCCGTACGGCCAGGCATATCCCCCGTATCCGTCGGGACAACCGGGCGCATACCCGCTACCGGGTTATCCCGCCGCCGGCGGTTATCCCGGATATCCGGCGCCCGGATACGCCGACCCGTACGGGTATGGCGCATACGGGCAGACCGGCGGCACCAACCCGCTGGCCATCGGATCTTTGATCGCGTCGATCGTCGGCGTCTTCTGCGGCATCGGATCGATTGCCGGCGTCATCATGGGCTTCATCGCGCTCAACCAGCTCAAGACGTCACCGCAGGACGGCAAGGGCGTGGCCATCGCCGGGATCATCATCGGTGCCGCGGTCATCGTGTTCTGGGTACTGATCATGATCATCGGCATCGCTTCGGGCGGCAGCTCGAGTTCGTATTAG
- a CDS encoding general stress protein yields the protein MGQPLTPGQQQRSTSPRSPLSSSLSLPTPPQGWPIGSYPTYAEAQRAVDYLSDQQFPVENVTIVGVNLMQVERVTGRLSWPKVLGGGMLSGAWLGLFIGLVLGMFSTNLAGSLIVGLTVGLVFGLVTAAVPYAMTRGTRDFASTMQLVAGRYDVLCEPGQAEAARDMLAKLAI from the coding sequence GTGGGACAACCGCTCACACCCGGGCAACAACAGCGCTCGACGTCACCGCGTTCCCCCTTGTCTTCGTCGTTGTCCCTGCCGACGCCGCCGCAAGGCTGGCCCATCGGTTCGTACCCGACGTACGCGGAGGCTCAGCGTGCCGTTGACTACCTGTCCGATCAGCAATTCCCGGTAGAGAACGTCACCATCGTCGGAGTGAATCTGATGCAGGTCGAGCGAGTGACCGGCCGATTGTCGTGGCCCAAGGTGCTGGGCGGAGGCATGCTCAGCGGGGCCTGGCTGGGCTTGTTCATCGGTCTGGTGCTGGGGATGTTCAGTACGAATCTGGCCGGCTCACTCATCGTGGGTCTCACCGTCGGGTTGGTCTTCGGACTGGTCACCGCCGCGGTGCCCTATGCGATGACGAGGGGCACACGAGATTTCGCATCAACCATGCAGCTCGTCGCGGGACGATATGACGTGTTGTGCGAGCCGGGACAGGCCGAGGCCGCGCGCGACATGTTGGCCAAACTGGCTATCTAG
- a CDS encoding ABC transporter substrate-binding protein, whose translation MLESSAGWFRRKGVALGSTLLTCLTLASLTGCARSDDNDVIIRFYTPASEAGTFTAAAQRCNKELGGRFTIRQVSLPKRADEQRLQLARRLTGNDRTLDLMGMDVVWTAEFAEAGWALPLSDDPAGVTEANAQRDTLAGPLASARWNDKLYAAPLSTNTQLLWYRKDLIPEPPETWDQTVQDAEGFARSGGPSWIALQGKQYEGLVVLFNTLLASAGGSVLADDGKTVTLTDTPEHRTATVTALRIIKSIATADGADPSITQTDEGTARLALERGDAAFEVNWPFVMASMMENAIKGGVPFLRLDRRPDLTGAIGAAGRFEPSDEQFTAAYEAASAALGFAPYPAVVAGRPAKVTIGGLNIAVARTTRYKAQAFEALNCLRSRENQKATAIEGGLPAVDASLYDDPEFQAKYPAYAIIREQLANAAVRPASPYYQAISTRISAVLAPITAIDPERTADLLTDQVQKAVDGRGLIP comes from the coding sequence GTGCTGGAGTCGTCGGCCGGATGGTTCCGACGGAAGGGTGTGGCGCTGGGCTCGACCCTGCTGACCTGCCTGACGCTGGCCTCGCTGACGGGATGTGCCCGCTCCGACGATAACGACGTCATCATCCGTTTCTATACGCCGGCCAGTGAGGCCGGGACCTTCACCGCGGCCGCCCAGCGATGCAACAAAGAACTGGGCGGCCGGTTCACCATCAGGCAGGTGAGCCTCCCGAAGCGGGCCGACGAGCAGCGGTTGCAGCTTGCCCGCCGACTGACCGGTAACGATCGCACCCTGGACCTGATGGGCATGGACGTGGTGTGGACCGCGGAGTTCGCCGAAGCGGGTTGGGCACTGCCGCTTTCCGATGACCCTGCCGGTGTCACCGAGGCCAACGCGCAGCGCGACACCCTCGCGGGCCCGTTGGCGAGCGCCCGCTGGAACGACAAGCTGTACGCGGCCCCCTTGAGCACCAATACCCAACTGCTCTGGTACCGCAAGGACCTGATACCCGAACCGCCCGAGACGTGGGATCAGACGGTGCAGGATGCCGAGGGTTTCGCACGTTCTGGCGGGCCTAGTTGGATTGCATTGCAGGGCAAGCAGTACGAAGGTCTGGTAGTGCTGTTCAACACCCTGCTGGCCAGTGCCGGCGGCTCCGTTCTGGCCGATGACGGTAAGACGGTCACCTTGACCGATACCCCGGAGCACCGCACCGCCACGGTCACCGCATTGCGGATCATCAAATCGATAGCGACAGCAGACGGTGCCGACCCTTCGATCACCCAGACCGATGAGGGCACTGCGCGTTTGGCGCTCGAGCGGGGCGATGCGGCGTTCGAGGTCAATTGGCCGTTCGTGATGGCCAGCATGATGGAGAACGCCATCAAGGGCGGGGTGCCGTTCCTGCGCCTGGACCGGCGACCGGATCTGACGGGTGCGATCGGCGCAGCGGGCCGCTTCGAGCCGAGCGATGAGCAGTTCACCGCCGCGTATGAGGCCGCCAGTGCGGCACTTGGTTTCGCCCCATATCCGGCGGTGGTCGCCGGTCGGCCCGCCAAGGTCACCATCGGCGGACTGAACATCGCGGTCGCCAGGACAACGCGATACAAGGCGCAAGCGTTCGAGGCGTTGAACTGCTTGCGCAGCCGGGAGAATCAGAAGGCGACGGCGATCGAGGGCGGGCTACCCGCCGTGGACGCTTCCCTGTACGACGATCCTGAGTTCCAGGCCAAGTACCCGGCGTACGCGATCATCCGCGAGCAGCTGGCCAACGCCGCGGTGCGTCCG